A stretch of DNA from Strigops habroptila isolate Jane chromosome 10, bStrHab1.2.pri, whole genome shotgun sequence:
AAACTATGAAAATGCAAGATAGTTTCAATCCTTTCACGCTAAGGCAGGCACAATGAATCTGGACTTTTCCCACTTCTCCAGAAAACATTCTACTTACTCGACTATCATATTAAAAATAGGTATCTCCTTCAGCTGCATTtgggaacaaaaggaaaaacaaacaactgagCTTGCTGGCAATACTGAGAGGATGAACTTAGGACAGAAAATGCTTTGGAGATGCAAATCCCGGTTTGAGGCATGCAAGTTGAGAGGCATGTTGACTTCAGACACAGCATTTCCATTAGCAGCTCAAAAGAAACCTAACTTCGGGTTCAGTCATCTGGCTAATAACTACCAGTTATGGTACACCTGACAACTTTACACTGATACCATAACCCAGCTGAAGCTTTTATACTAAAATTCAGCCTTTCCATTTGAAAGgtgtaaaatacagagaaataaagcagatgtGTATAACTCAGCTCATTATATTAACTTAAAAGAGCTGATCCACAGGAGTCAATGTATAGTGTCTTCATGACAGTGATAAGCTCTCCATTATTTCCCTTGCATGTTAGGCAGAACATGTTAAAGCAAGACAAGAGTCAGTTTTCCTTCACATAAATGAAATAACTGCAAATTAGTGGTTTCAGTAGCCTACTAggagacatttttttctccagtacGATTGTTAGTCAAGTATCCATATCCAGCTTCAGACTCTTAAAAGGCCTCCACTGGGTACGTGtctgcttttttattctctcatgaacagagaaaattaactgtaaagcagttttacttctgttttttttttctgctttaagaaTACAGAAAGATGTCTTAAGTGTTTGCTTTGAATTCTATTACTTGAACTATTACTTCAGTCTTCCGCTTTAGAGCAATTCATGTAAGGTGATTTAGAAGATGATTGAAGGGACATTTTTGGTACTACCACAGTTGTTAAACTCAGCTTAGCTTTTCTATTCAAGATTTAATATGGGTAACTGAAAGACTAGTGTCATGTTGCTTGAATGAATGCCCTAAATATTCTCtctatttttgctgttttcccagtGACTGACTTGTAAGACCAGATGAAGTTCAGCTTTTCATTATAGGGAAATACAAGCATAAGCCTGAGTACCTCTTCAAATCCTTTGCATCAGATTTCAAATTACTACTGCTATTAACATACCTTGTACTGCAAGAAGCTGCTCTTCTGTGGTCCAACGGGCATTGATTTTCTGATTAGActattaaaattagaaaaatggcacaaagattattaaaatgtttcaacaGCTGCATTAATATCTGAGCATCAGAATGTGTTTTACTTGCACTACATTTTGTAACAGAGGTAAAAATCTCAAATGAAACCATAAATTTATAGTTTAAGATTGCTTTCGTGAAGAGGAAGTAGCATTTAACAACTTGAGCTTAGAACTACACCAACAGTTCCTCCTCTGTTTTATTGCAGTTCTTAGTATCAGCTCTATCGTAACTTATGCACAAGCTAACTATCTTTATGCAGACAGAATGTGAATTTATAGCTACATTTATCTAAACTATTAGGACTTGGTGTCTGGAGTGTTTTGCATTCATGTTATGTTTCATATCCAAGcctttaaaacaagcaaaaagagaaCTTCAGTAGTAATAAGTCATTCACTTTGGATGCCCAAATGTATATACAGTCATGTTTTCACATAGAACATAGAATTTACTGCTAGCAATCTACATAATCTacttttaattaggaaaaaacccccaacccatATATCAGGGCACAATTTTAGCTCCCTATTCTCACGAATACACATGGCATTTCgtttttttctggttctttATTCAGCCAGTTGCATAAAAAAAGCCTACCACTAATTCCTTGTAAAGAAGCCAGACTCACCCCTGCATGTAATTCAATGGATCCTGtttaagctgctgctgaagtgcaAACATTATGCTGCAGCAAAATACACTTCTGCAGCTTCCTACCAATGCAAGTGCAAGGCCACAAGTTCTAATATTTATTCTGATTTACCTCAGGAGGTTTGAATTCTTCAATCCCGccttccattttctgtttaagtGCACTGTTTACTTGCTTAGCATTTTGAACCTTGGTCAAAAACAACAAAGTTAATCAGCTCCACAAAGAAAGTTGGTCACTTTACACATATATCTTCACTAGGATTGCCACAAGTGTACCTCCTAAgttagaaagagaaatattatgGTTTAAGGCTTCACTACttttaactgtttaaaaaaaaaaaaaaaaaaaaccttaaaaaaatacagcatagtTTActatggagagaaaaatatttaagccAGTCTTTCAGAAGAACAGTTTGTCTGCAGGAATATTAAAAGTAGGACATAACAAGCAAGTTTTGATAACGATGTGTGTGTTCTTGAAGAAGAATGCAGAGTATTCCAGAcacaaaatttgtttctttggaatTCTAAGTGAGATGTCCTGTATACAgtaacttcttccttctccaaaaaagcacttaaggggaaaaaaaagatttacaaGATGTTTCCAGTTGGTTCCTTCTCACAAGACTGCTTTTTATTGACCCTAGATCAACATGATTTCCTTTCAGGGTGATTCCTGAAATgatttgaagtatttaaataaaataacttagtctataaaaaggaaagagtttCCAAatcatacatatatgtatgtattacgCATTTCAGCCTGACAGTGATGCATATAAGGTAACATagctaagaaaataattttgcatacTATGGTGCACAGCTATTACAAGTGTTCTTAAGTATGGACACAAAAGCAGACAACTTAGTGGGAGATTCCAAAGGCTGCACCTCTGAGatcactgcaagaaaaaaaagagaaacaaaacctcaaGGCTCTAACTCACCTACACTTAGGCTAAAGAGTGAAACCCACCTATGCTATTGAGCCCCAGAGTCCTGCTGTGACAGAAAGAAGCATATTTCTCCTGTAAAAGAATATAAGGGAGCAAAAACCCCATGAAACCCTTCATTCACTCCATGGTTTTGCAACATGGCAGCTCTTAGTGATCTATAAGGAGGCAGAAATTCCAGGAGATAAGCCTTGACTTTGTAGCCCCATCACCCCTAGAAAGCAAACATGCACATACTGCTGTATCCTGAGAAGCTGAATAGATTCTGTGTTTCAACTTAAAGTGTCAAAAGTTCATTTCTTCATGCAAAGGATGCAGGCAGTTGTCCTCTTAAAGGTGAGGACTACAAAGCTCTTCTAAATTTGGTTAAGAGTTAGAAagctcaaagaaagaaataactaaGTCCATgatttcctcccccctcccacccTCTTCATGGTATGTGGGGAAGGACATCCAGAAAAACAGCTACAATTTTAAACATAATAAATGTAACTTCCTCTGATTCATTGGTCTTATTCTCACTTGTTacacaaatacttttaaagaagttaaaaaaaatcacaccaaaTGCGACGTTAGTTTTCTCCTGTCCCCAAGTTTGTAATATTGTTTTCATGCCATACTCCCCcctctttttgcttctttttaaaaggaagtcatctttttccatgttattaacataaaacataaaccaaagaACAGCTAGTCAGCTAGTGTCCAGCATTTCTGGTGACAACAAAGTTAGGAAGACTCACATTAAAGAAGTTTCAGAATCTTCACAGATAATCTTCAAAATCATTACAATCAGAACAATctgagatgaaaacaaaacaagaccaATAACCCGTGGTACCTGTCGCTTTAATGAGATTAGTTCCATATCCAGCTGTCTAAGAATTGTGTTGGCTGCATTGGGACTACAGGAAACAGCTATCACATCTTCCTGGGTCAGGTACATGCCTTTTGGTGGACGGCATTTGGAACGCTGAGAATGGTGGCGATGCTGCAAGCTCTGATATTCTCTTCTACCCAGACCTATTTTGCTGGTCTGAACAGGCTGCTCATTATTGCCCTTTAAtttacaagaaataaatcattaaagAATAACAGTATCTTGTCTACAACTTTATTAAAGTATCACACAGCATTTTAATGTCATATTTATGACAAAGATAACCTAAGCTAACATCCTCCTCTGCATGTAGTATCCAAGCTAAGACTTGCAGAGGAGCTGATGGAGCATTTGCTGGATAAGCCTGCATTAAGTCTTAGAAAAGTCAGTTTTCAAAACTTGTGTTTAAACACGGCTGAAAACACAATAAGTGGTATAGAAAACACAGTCTGAATACTGTGAAAGAGAGCAAAAAATCGAGAACCTCTTACGTAAGCAGAAGGTAAagaatacatacatatatattacatGTTCAAACGAAGTAATCAGTGAATttacacatttatttctgaTCAGATATGAAGAGTTCAGGTGAAGATCGAGGGAGAAGAACTGGAGTCAACTAGGAAGGGCAAGAATGCAAGATGACACTCTTCCCTGCTGTAAGCACTCTATGGGAAGTGATAGcactgttttgctttgggaGAGGATTTGAGATTTGGCAGAGAAAGGACGGATGTACTTTGGCAGTTATTATGAAAATCTATGTAATTTAGCAAACTTAAGCctttgttgtttgctttctgaagtggAAACGGATAGCGAAGAGGAGATGAAGGCTTTGTAACTGCTGTTTGACATGTTTGGAAACCTAAAAATTTCAGCCTTGTTTTCAATAGGCATTGCTGCACAACAGCTAGTCTGCATGTATGTGACTCCCATAGAGCAACCATGTAAGTTCCCTACAAACCAGGAGTACGGaagcaaaaattacttttcccgCAAGGGTTTTCCAATTCAAAGCAATGCTCAGTACCAGAACAGAGATGGGATTCAGGCGTTTTGCTACTTCGAGCAGCTCCCtactgctcctgcctgctggcaTCCATGCAAGTTAAGAGGAGGTGGTTATCTGATCAccatgaagagaaaacaaattgcaGCAGCCACTATTAATATGTTTTCCGGTATTAGTACAGGTCAGCAAACAGTATTTTGTTCTACTATGCTTGACCTTCTGCCACATTCTCTTCCCAGCTAATGTAACATCTTAATCCAGTCCAGAGACTTCATAGAGGCCATTTAAGATATTTGCACTTAAGATACTTGCTCTTCCTTGGAAAGTTGATACAGAGCATTACGTCTCTGACAGCTAGAAATCCCAAGGTTAAGTTTACTTCTGGAACATTTATGCCATTTGGGTTTTGGTTCTGCATTGCTCTTCCAGTATGAAATTGCAGTTCCTGTCTGCTCAATCTGgatttaaagtgaaaatattcTCTCAAGATTTTGTCTTGCCAAACTAGAGTGTTTGGCTTATTTTAGTCTTTCCTAGTAACAGAAAGTTCCCATTGCTCTGCACATTCAAGTAGCCTACCTAGTTTATAATTTGCTTAGAAACTGAAAGTACGCAAATCCTACCAGAAATATTAGGTCACAAGATTATCTTATGTAGATCCAAGCAGCTCATCAGAAATTGCAAACCTCTTTGTTCTGTTCCTAGAAGTCTATCGAGAAACCACTTTCATTTTGTACTGCATGTAGCAATTCAAACAATAACCAAGGAGAGTAAATTGAACAAAATAGCCCTTATTTAGAAGTGGCTTATGCAGCAACTCAAATCAACAGATTGCAAGAACATTGttacagcagcagaatgaaatgtaaaaagGTTTATTATTAGACCTTGTGCCATTTCAAGTTCTAAGAAACGTCAtggcacattaaaaaaaacccaaaaaactctttttacagaaacatcctggcacattaaaaaaacccaaaaagctcttttctttacagaaagtaATTGTCCTTTTTCTTGAGGCATTAGATAAAGCAATACATTGAAGGTCATTGCAAAGCTGAGAACTGACCCTAAACCTCTCGGTCTCTTACTCAACATCATCTTTGACAGAACTGCAAAGTTTATTAATAATCATAAATACCACTTCATGGGAATGTTGAGGTTTTGCACTACCTCTCACATTCTCAAGAAGTATGAACTGTCCCATTACAGGAAAATCACAAGTGCATTAAgttaataaaggaaataaacatttgCACACTTAACTGTTTTTCTAGTCTTATTCATAAACAATATTTAACAAAagaaccccccaaaaacccaaaacctgaaCATACTCCAAACACAGCACTTATTTGTAAAGCTAACAGTAAGTGCTCATTAGACGaggcaaaaatgtttttctctacATTTATCAGTAGAAAGCACCTCAGTAAAGCCACATATTAGTTGAAAAGCACAACCTCCCTGTGGCTTTGAAGGAATAGAAAAAGTTCTTCTTGGAAAAAcatcatttaattttaaaatgcaagagaaaacatttaGATTTCAATAATTCATAACTAGTAAAACTGTAAGCACCTTAACAAGACAGAGGGAGGGGGAATGTTGTTTCACCAATCAGAAGTTGTCAAGATATTGATCACCTAAAACCGCTGTGACTTCAGTGGGCTACAAGCTAAACCTCTTCACTACAAGTCATGTTCTTCACAGTAACacattcacagaaaacaaacaaactgacATTCACCGTTAAGCTATCTGTTACCTcctttttggcttcttttttggGATCATAATCACTATCATTTCCATCCATTGGATGAGCTTCTTCTACGTCATCATCACTGAGGACAGATTATAAGAAGCTGGtcattttatctattttttaacccaaatataaatatatatcagAGTAAGACAGAATTATCCAAGTATATAGCATCTCAAAATTAATTGTAGTTTTCAAAAGAGAGCTGTTACAAACATATTTCCTCTATTAAATGCTAATAATTATGATGAAAAACAAGCAATCCCAAACTGTAGTTTCAAAATGACTTTAAACAGTGGTGGTACTGctctgctgaaatattttggtgtCACCTTTCTTCAATTCAACCACTTGTGCCAGCATGAACACTTATGTGGTCAACTATACCAAAGCTACAAATAACCTTTAATTTGCCACATTAGTCTGTGTAGAGCAAAAGGGGACAATGTAAGATGGGAAAACACAGGACTGCTTGTCACCAAAGTGCTCAAGATCTAGTAAttgggggggagaggaaagaaatctgATGAATtaaatcaaagagaaaaggtTGAACAGGTAATAGGTTAGTTGAGTCCAATCCAGTTATTCACACAATAAGATTTCTGAATAAATGAATGTAAGAACACCACAAAACTTTCCAGTTAttaggaataaataaaaaaatgccgTATTAGAAGcaaactgattttcttcagtgatttttcaGCTATAGAGTCGGAAGTAAGCATACTAATTTTAGACTTCAGGAGTTCTTTTCAATAACATATAATTAAGGAAGACACTTTTGCTCCAGGTAAACAGTTTTCTGAAGATGTAAAATCATACTTCCAACATAAACATGATGATGTTACTTGTACATTCAATGTataaaatcactttaaaaaaagaaatgtaagttAATACTCCCGTATAATAAGTGCagtataattttaatttcataggTACTAGGGGAAACGTCATTTCCTCTACCCAAGACAATTTACAACTATTTTGAGCTCTAATTCTCTTTGATCGATGGTGGTTCTAAGTCTcctaaaataagattttatgTAAAGCTTTGTTATAAATCAGTATTTGGGCATGCTAATTGCTACAGCTCTTTATAGTGGTTGATCTTTCAGTTTTAACTCCATTCtggttcaaaaaaaaaaaacaacaagcaagcaagaaaaaagaccACAGAAAATCCCCCACCCACAAAACCACTCTACTCCCCACACAAAAATATAGGGTTAGACTACTCAAATAAAGCATTATTTGTAAGCCACATTCACagacttcaggtttttttgaaCCCTTGTTTTCTACAGTTATCCATTAAAGCACTTACAACACCACCAATGACTGCAGTGATACAGTTCTTAAAACACAGGTACCAAACCCCTTGCTAAATGATGCTCAAACCTAAAAATGTGGCTTATGCTGAAACATAGTGGATGGAAATTACCCTGACATCTCTACTTCTAAAGACTTCAGTCTCTGGTTAGCTACTTAAGAATATAAAACTTACCTGTCACCTTGATTATTTCTATTAGCTAGTTTTCGAGCCTGTCGATCCATCAAACTTGTCCTAGAGCGAGTTTTTTTCCAAGAATAGTAGTATTTTACAAGGCTTGCAATAGTCTTGTCTGGAAGCTAGAAGAATTCATTACATATTAATACTTGTTAAAATTAGAATCGCACCCCAAGATTATAATTCTGCTCTCTTTACAACCATCTTTAGCAAAGATTTTAAATGCATGGAGGAGACAAAAAGGAGGGatgtattttgtatattttctaaaggagaagggaaggagaggtttTATTAGAGTGAAAAATCAATAGGTCCAAGAGACATGATGAAATTAACTTAAATGTTACATTCAAGGTTGTTCCTGAAGCTTTTAGACAGAAATCATGAGACTTTAACCCAACAGGAGCCTTAGTTCTTAGTGAATCTGAACTGTTTAATGCTTCtgattaaaatattactttacCATTTGCTGGATCCTGTGAAAGCTCTTTCCATGGAAACTAAATGCTTGTTCAAATAGGACTTTATCTTCAACTGTCCATTCATCAGGGAAAGGAGTGAAGTTGGGCAGATCCGCAAGGGACTTCTCAATATTGTGTTTATGCCAGAACAACATGCCGAGagcctttgaaaagaaatagtcCCTTTTTGGATTCAGTCAACTTTCTAAAATGTTGAggcaagtttaaaaaaaggcaacttatttctttaaaataaaatttggctATCAGAACCTCTTctcaaaatgtatttacaatTTTACTGACTATGTACTATAGGTTACAGAATTCTCTTTGCAGACAATATGAAGAGTGGGCACATCTGTACTTCAATAAAGGTATGAAAGCTAGACAATTTAAGGTTGGCGTGGCAGCAATAATTCTGAAAGAGCATGAACTAAGCTGACAGGCTCAAATCTGacctgctttcttcctttacaAGCATGCATCACATACACAGTTCCTTACAGGTCTTCAGGCCTTTATTACCAGTCcactcaaaaaagaaaataaaaatacttttcagcaGCCAGAGGATCATCCAAAATGCAAGTCTGAAAGTTCAAAGTAAGAGTGGTCTTTCTACAATTCTCCAACCCACAAATAACAGCACGGCCATTTCCATGTCATGTGCACCTAATAAGGAATGGAAATTTAACTATACTTTCTtacataatttaatttctttatattcttAAAGCTGATTAGACTTTCTGCCAGAGAACCAATGACAGATTTGAAGCCAAGTCTCGCACTTGGAAAGGTAATCCACCCAAGTTTCAACCATACCCCAGTttcaacctgctctagtggaaggtgtccctgcttgtggcagggggttggaactggatgagctttaaggtcccttccaacccaaaccattctatggttctatcTATGATATAGTGCAGACATGATCACCACTTGTTCATCAGCTCTCCAAACCCCTGACCTCACATCTTCTAATAACCTGGACATAGCAAACCTCTTGTTAAAATGGCAAGTGATAAGCAACCTCTTgcaaagataatttttattgcACTGGGAACAGTCTGAAAATACTTTGTACCAGAAGTTATTTTGGAAATTGGTCTTTTTTGTGGACTTAGTTTGAGATCCCTCAGTTCCCTCTCTCCCCTAAtaaaagccaaagcagaaacaaacatCACCAAACTGCAGGTATTCTGGACATCGCAACATTGGCAGCCTCTTTCAGATAGCAGTTGACTAGCAAGTCATTGCTATTATGAACTCCCATCGTCCAAAACTTGATCATACAACTCATTTCCACTTGTAcaccaaatattttttgcaagATGTAATATCAACTTACATAAATTggtttatgaagaaaatgacaACAGAACTGAGTGCAGATCAGCAAAGTACTTTTTACAGTACAAAGACTGTAAAAGGTTACAGACTAAAGactataagaaaaaaaccaaaatgaactTGTTTCTTATCCTCAATCCTagaatttctgttctcttgcCTCTGAAAAACACTCACTTAAAGTTGgtttgtctctctttttttaaatgtacaagAAACCTTCCCAGTGGTGTCCCTACCACAATTAATAGTTAAAAATTGCACCATATTTCAATTCTaatattaaacattaaattTGTAAGCTGCTTTCCTAGGAAATTCTTTAACTATACACACACAATTGCATGACATGCCCAGTGTATCAAGAAACATACCAAACCTTTTCAAAAGTGCACATTACAAGCTGAGCATGTCATGAAAACAAAGAGCTCAATCTTTTGCAGAGAATCCAGACCACAACTGTATGCAGATCCATTTaactgcagtgtttgctgcCGTGCCTGAAGAGAAACAGCGTTAATTAATGGTAACcaaggggaaaagaataaaaagagttgtgttattcttttatatataaaaaaaaaaatcctttaaatgaGCACTCTCATAGCACTTACCTGTTCCACATTGTAtccatgtttttcctttgctattGCTATATATTCATCCACTGTAACAAAGCAATGTCAGAATTATTCTTTAGTACTTTTAGTTCTATAAGGAGACACAGAATTAGACAACTAACGTGGGAAAATGGTCTTTCCATGCTTTACTACACTGCACAGGCCCAGATCCCCCAAAACCTTAAATATAttcatagctttaaaaataataaaccc
This window harbors:
- the RCOR3 gene encoding REST corepressor 3 isoform X6; protein product: MCTFEKALGMLFWHKHNIEKSLADLPNFTPFPDEWTVEDKVLFEQAFSFHGKSFHRIQQMLPDKTIASLVKYYYSWKKTRSRTSLMDRQARKLANRNNQGDSDDDVEEAHPMDGNDSDYDPKKEAKKEGNNEQPVQTSKIGLGRREYQSLQHRHHSQRSKCRPPKGMYLTQEDVIAVSCSPNAANTILRQLDMELISLKRQVQNAKQVNSALKQKMEGGIEEFKPPESNQKINARWTTEEQLLAVQGVRKYGKDFQAIADVIGNKTVGQVKNFFVNYRRRFNLEEVLQEWEAEQGTLASNGDASALGEDTKNTSNVPSGKSTDEEDEAQSTPATQCLGPSPPAQASAPAPTAPMATLNQPPPLLRPALPAAPALHRQPPPLQQQARFIQPRPTLNQPPPPLIRPANSMPPRLNPRPVLTTVSGQQPPSLIGIQTESQSTLH
- the RCOR3 gene encoding REST corepressor 3 isoform X4 produces the protein MRVGAEYQARIPDFEPGATKYTDKDNGGMLVWSPYHNIPDAKLDEYIAIAKEKHGYNVEQALGMLFWHKHNIEKSLADLPNFTPFPDEWTVEDKVLFEQAFSFHGKSFHRIQQMLPDKTIASLVKYYYSWKKTRSRTSLMDRQARKLANRNNQGDSDDDVEEAHPMDGNDSDYDPKKEAKKEGNNEQPVQTSKIGLGRREYQSLQHRHHSQRSKCRPPKGMYLTQEDVIAVSCSPNAANTILRQLDMELISLKRQVQNAKQVNSALKQKMEGGIEEFKPPESNQKINARWTTEEQLLAVQGVRKYGKDFQAIADVIGNKTVGQVKNFFVNYRRRFNLEEVLQEWEAEQGTLASNGDASALGEDTKNTSNVPSGKSTDEEDEAQSTPATQCLGPSPPAQASAPAPTAPMATLNQPPPLLRPALPAAPALHRQPPPLQQQARFIQPRPTLNQPPPPLIRPANSMPPRLNPRPVLTTVSGQQPPSLIGIQTESQSTLH
- the RCOR3 gene encoding REST corepressor 3 isoform X8 is translated as MPGMMEKGAELLGGKSRAAPNGTKSSSPSNGHYSEPESGGGDSGDEHDVGMRVGAEYQARIPDFEPGATKYTDKDNGGMLVWSPYHNIPDAKLDEYIAIAKEKHGYNVEQALGMLFWHKHNIEKSLADLPNFTPFPDEWTVEDKVLFEQAFSFHGKSFHRIQQMLPDKTIASLVKYYYSWKKTRSRTSLMDRQARKLANRNNQGDSDDDVEEAHPMDGNDSDYDPKKEAKKEGNNEQPVQTSKIGLGRREYQSLQHRHHSQRSKCRPPKGMYLTQEDVIAVSCSPNAANTILRQLDMELISLKRQVQNAKQVNSALKQKMEGGIEEFKPPESNQKINARWTTEEQLLAVQGTKHSGHSVFRPFTSSTGICSSTYRSHGNFKSASPVTSSSASCCSCSPPAASAAPTAGTVHPAKADPKPASPSAHPPS
- the RCOR3 gene encoding REST corepressor 3 isoform X5 — protein: MCTFEKALGMLFWHKHNIEKSLADLPNFTPFPDEWTVEDKVLFEQAFSFHGKSFHRIQQMLPDKTIASLVKYYYSWKKTRSRTSLMDRQARKLANRNNQGDSDDDVEEAHPMDGNDSDYDPKKEAKKEVTDSLTGNNEQPVQTSKIGLGRREYQSLQHRHHSQRSKCRPPKGMYLTQEDVIAVSCSPNAANTILRQLDMELISLKRQVQNAKQVNSALKQKMEGGIEEFKPPESNQKINARWTTEEQLLAVQGVRKYGKDFQAIADVIGNKTVGQVKNFFVNYRRRFNLEEVLQEWEAEQGTLASNGDASALGEDTKNTSNVPSGKSTDEEDEAQSTPATQCLGPSPPAQASAPAPTAPMATLNQPPPLLRPALPAAPALHRQPPPLQQQARFIQPRPTLNQPPPPLIRPANSMPPRLNPRPVLTTVSGQQPPSLIGIQTESQSTLH
- the RCOR3 gene encoding REST corepressor 3 isoform X3, with protein sequence MRVGAEYQARIPDFEPGATKYTDKDNGGMLVWSPYHNIPDAKLDEYIAIAKEKHGYNVEQALGMLFWHKHNIEKSLADLPNFTPFPDEWTVEDKVLFEQAFSFHGKSFHRIQQMLPDKTIASLVKYYYSWKKTRSRTSLMDRQARKLANRNNQGDSDDDVEEAHPMDGNDSDYDPKKEAKKEVTDSLTGNNEQPVQTSKIGLGRREYQSLQHRHHSQRSKCRPPKGMYLTQEDVIAVSCSPNAANTILRQLDMELISLKRQVQNAKQVNSALKQKMEGGIEEFKPPESNQKINARWTTEEQLLAVQGVRKYGKDFQAIADVIGNKTVGQVKNFFVNYRRRFNLEEVLQEWEAEQGTLASNGDASALGEDTKNTSNVPSGKSTDEEDEAQSTPATQCLGPSPPAQASAPAPTAPMATLNQPPPLLRPALPAAPALHRQPPPLQQQARFIQPRPTLNQPPPPLIRPANSMPPRLNPRPVLTTVSGQQPPSLIGIQTESQSTLH
- the RCOR3 gene encoding REST corepressor 3 isoform X7; translated protein: MLFWHKHNIEKSLADLPNFTPFPDEWTVEDKVLFEQAFSFHGKSFHRIQQMLPDKTIASLVKYYYSWKKTRSRTSLMDRQARKLANRNNQGDSDDDVEEAHPMDGNDSDYDPKKEAKKEVTDSLTGNNEQPVQTSKIGLGRREYQSLQHRHHSQRSKCRPPKGMYLTQEDVIAVSCSPNAANTILRQLDMELISLKRQVQNAKQVNSALKQKMEGGIEEFKPPESNQKINARWTTEEQLLAVQGVRKYGKDFQAIADVIGNKTVGQVKNFFVNYRRRFNLEEVLQEWEAEQGTLASNGDASALGEDTKNTSNVPSGKSTDEEDEAQSTPATQCLGPSPPAQASAPAPTAPMATLNQPPPLLRPALPAAPALHRQPPPLQQQARFIQPRPTLNQPPPPLIRPANSMPPRLNPRPVLTTVSGQQPPSLIGIQTESQSTLH